In one Rutidosis leptorrhynchoides isolate AG116_Rl617_1_P2 chromosome 8, CSIRO_AGI_Rlap_v1, whole genome shotgun sequence genomic region, the following are encoded:
- the LOC139864655 gene encoding uncharacterized protein has product MEMFLSVRLLMVLGRTSWILALKLFQIICYLQTTFVWKLEMNDVVANKLVNGSWQWVWARENIGSRNSSRLDGLRNEIQNVSLSDRDDSWRFDISSDGLFSVNIARKAMDLVLLSSTNIPTVWYKFIPRKVNIFLWRFRIDSLPLRWNLSAKGLELNSIVCPVCNNGIEMRSHLFFGCSLASELWHKVRVWLDCNMPFFYSWVEVVSWIESLSSTSSSKHKIVAVTATLLWVIWRFRNGIVFNEHISRNSLFDVTRLFSFRWLKNRGHVVSNWNTWLSFPL; this is encoded by the exons ATGGAGATGTTTTTGAGCGTACGACTGTTAATGGTTCTTGGTCGAACATCGTGGATACTTGCTCTAAAGTTATTTCAGATAATTTGTTACCTGCAAACTACATTCGTTTGGAAATTGGAAATG AATGATGTTGTTGCTAATAAGTTGGTTAATGGGTCGTGGCAATGGGTTTGGGCTAGAGAGAACATTGGCAGTCGTAACTCATCTCGGCTAGATGGTCTACGGAACGAAATTCAAAACGTTTCTCTTTCTGACCGAGATGATTCGTGGCGTTTCGACATCAGTTCGGATGGCCTTTTTTCAGTTAATATTGCGAGAAAGGCCATGGATTTGGTTTTGCTTTCTTCCACAAACATCCCGACAGTTTGGTACAAGTTCATACCTCGAAAGGTTAACATTTTCTTATGGCGATTTCGTATTGACTCTTTACCTCTACGTTGGAATCTATCCGCGAAAGGTCTCGAATTAAACTCGATCGTCTGTCCCGTTTGCAATAATGGTATAGAGATGAGGTCTCATTTGTTCTTCGGCTGCAGCTTAGCTTCGGAGTTATGGCATAAAGTTCGAGTTTGGTTGGACTGTAATATGCCCTTTTTCTATTCGTGGGTCGAAGTAGTTAGTTGGATCGAGAGCTTGAGTTCgacttcaagttctaaacataagatCGTCGCGGTTACGGCTACTCTTTTATGGGTCATTTGGAGATTTAGAAACGGTATTGTTTTTAATGAGCATATTAGTAGAAATAGTCTTTTTGATGTTACTAGATTATTTTCTTTTCGTTGGCTTAAGAATAGAGGCCATGTTGTTTCTAATTGGAACACATGGTTGTCTTTTCCTTTGTAA